In Labrus bergylta chromosome 6, fLabBer1.1, whole genome shotgun sequence, the following proteins share a genomic window:
- the ctbs gene encoding di-N-acetylchitobiase has product MSWFLLFLSTIVVVCRANICPCERPEHCQQIREEKDFEVFVFDVGGKTWKSYNWSMVTTVAAFGKYDAELMCHAHSKGARVVLKGDVPLSYIVDQENRTVWITEKINLAKVQFMDGINIDIEQAVEDGSPEFHALTALVKETTETFHREIPGSQVSFDVAWSPKCIDKRCYDYITIADSCDLLFVMSYDEQSQITGDCIAMANAPLSQTLNAYDQYLSMNIDPMKLVMGVPWYGYDYPCLNLSEHGICSIAKVPFRGAPCSDAAGRQKPYEWIMKQVNVSMSGRLWDEKQKAPYFNYKDQTGQIHQVWYDDPQSICPKADSVKSKGLRGIGMWNGNILDYSDEPVARQQTTGMWNALLGCLQE; this is encoded by the exons atgtcctggtttcttctgtttttgtcgACGATAGTTGTGGTTTGCAGGGCTAACATTTGTCCGTGTGAGAGACCGGAGCACTGTCAGCAGATCCGCGAGGAGAAAGACTTTGAG gtgtttgtgtttgatgtggGTGGAAAGACATGGAAGTCTTACAACTGGAGCATGGTGACAACGGTGGCAGCGTTTGGGAAATATGATGCTGAACTCATGTGTCATGCTCACTCCAAAGGAGCACGCGTTGTACTCAAAG GTGATGTTCCTCTCTCCTACATTGTGGACCAGGAAAACAGGACAGTGTGGATAACAGAGAAGATCAACCTGGCAAAGGTTCAATTTATGGATGGGATAAACATTGACATTGAACAAGCTGTGGAAGACGGCTCGCCAGAGTTCCATGCTTTGACAGCCCTGGTCAAAGAGACTACTGAGACCTTCCACAGGGAGATCCCAGGTTCCCAG GTCTCGTTTGATGTTGCCTGGTCACCAAAATGTATCGACAAGCGCTGCTATGATTACATCACCATCGCTGACTCCTGTGACCTGCTCTTTGTCATGTCTTATGATGAACAGAGCCAGATCACAGGGGACTGTATAGCAATGGCAAACGCCCCACTCTCTCAAACACTGAATG CCTATGACCAATATTTGAGTATGAACATCGATCCAATGAAGCTTGTGATGGGAGTGCCATGGTACGGCTATGACTACCCATGCCTCAACCTTTCTGAG CATGGAATATGTTCTATAGCCAAAGTTCCTTTCCGTGGAGCCCCGTGCAGCGATGCAGCTGGGAGACAGAAACCATATGAGTGGATCATGAAGCAAGTCAATGTCTCAATGTCCGGCCGGCTCTGGGACGAAAAGCAGAAGGCTCCTTACTTCAATTACAAG GACCAGACGGGACAGATTCATCAGGTTTGGTATGATGATCCACAGAGTATTTGTCCCAAGGCAGACTCTGTGAAATCTAAAGGTTTGAGGGGTATTGGCATGTGGAATGGAAACATTTTGGACTACAGCGATGAGCCAGTCGCCAGGCAACAAACCACAGGGATGTGGAATGCACTCTTAGGATGCTTGCAGGAATAA
- the LOC109995067 gene encoding guanine nucleotide-binding protein G(I)/G(S)/G(O) subunit gamma-5 produces the protein MSSSSSIAAMKKVVKQLRLEAGINRVKVSQAAVDLQQFCLQHAQQDPLLTGMSSSNNPFRPQKVCSFL, from the exons ATGTCGAGTTCATCCAGCATCGCAGCGATGAAGAAAGTTGTGAAACAGTTACGCCTGGAGGCTGGCATCAACAGAGTCAAG GTGTCCCAGGCCGCCGTAGACCTGCAGCAGTTTTGTCTTCAGCACGCCCAGCAGGACCCTCTGCTCACCGGCATGTCGTCCAGCAATAACCCGTTCAGACCGCAGAAAGTCTGCTCGTTCCTATAA
- the rpf1 gene encoding ribosome production factor 1: MDITEVPVSQTEKAKKKKNKKPKSKRANEEGSGEGSGVEVKEEDVKMEKSEAGASFPPTFSVSEIKNKQRRHLMFMKFKQEKRKQKLQLKKKKKKERDALGDKAPPKEVPKTIENQRVYDETTVDPEDEEIAFDEGTDEFSTYFNGLTNPKVLITTSDRPRGRTVRFCEQLATVIPNAYVYYRRGLALKRVIPQCVARNFTYLIVVNEDRKVPNGLVLCHLPDGPTAHFKVSSVRLRKEMKRRGKDPTEHTPEVILNNFTTRLGHSIGRMFAALFPQDPQFVGRQVATFHNQRDFVFFRFHRYIFKNEKKVGIQELGPRFTLKLRSLQKGTFDSKFGEYEWVLKRHEMDACRRKFQL; the protein is encoded by the exons ATGGACATCACGGAGGTTCCCGTGAGCCAGACTGAAAAGGctaagaaaaagaagaacaagaagccaAAGAGCAAAAGGGCGAATGAGGAGGGGAGTGGAGAAGGCAGCGGGgtggaggtgaaggaggaggacgTGAAGATGGAGAAGAGCGAGGCAGGAGCTTCCTTTCCCCCAACCTTCAGTGTGTCCGAAATCAAGAATAAACAGCGACGACACCTCATGTTCATGAAATtcaaacaggagaaaagaaag CAAAAGCTgcaactgaagaagaagaagaaaaaagaaagggatgCTTTAGGTGACAAG GCACCACCGAAAGAGGTCCCAAAGACTATCGAAAACCAGCGGGTGTACGATGAGACGACAGTTGACCCAGAGGATGAGGAG ATTGCGTTCGATGAGGGAACTGATGAGTTTTCTACGTACTTTAACGGGCTGACAAACCCCAAAGTGCTCATCACCACGTCCGACAGACCGAGAGGA AGGACGGTGAGGTTTTGTGAGCAGCTGGCCACAGTTATCCCAAACGCCTACGTGTACTACAGAAGAGGTTTGGCCCTGAAGAGAGTCATTCCTCAGTGTGTCGCCAGAAACTTCACCTACCTCATTGTCGTCAACGAGGATCGCAAAGTGCCCA ATGGTTTGGTTCTCTGTCATCTACCTGACGGGCCGACCGCACACTTCAAGGTCAGCAGTGTTCGCTTACGCAAGGAGATGAAG agacGAGGCAAGGATCCAACTGAACACACCCCCGAGGTGATCCTTAACAACTTCACTACACGTCTGGGACACAGCATCGGCCGAATGTTCGCTGCTCTGTTTCCACAAGACCCTCAGTTCGTTGGTCGTCAGGTCGCCACCTTCCACAACCAGAGAGACTTCGTCTTTTTCAGATTCCACAG GTACATTTTTAAGAATGAGAAGAAAGTCGGTATTCAGGAGCTGGGACCTCGTTTCACCCTCAAACTCCGCTCTCTACAGAAAGGAACCTTTGACTCAAAGTTTGGGGAGTATGAGTGGGTCCTGAAG CGCCATGAGATGGACGCCTGCAGGCGAAAATTCCAGCTTTGA
- the spata1 gene encoding spermatogenesis-associated protein 1, with translation MIMELSCESVRYTEDRRPTSSKLVELHVLYVPDDQWDVKLNKVPAEAIESFISAGFIRVYPDITLKTLRNELGALLGAERTIDRFSFLKCVGRSLALVKSRQERDLKVKTFAPPYAPQPELYLLPTVDMDSSVCSQSLSRDTSSSSSPDQHTYYHTPKTCSLPAGTKEPVKFPLIPKGSHPSPPTPSLEEEEQEEEEDEEQGYSSSDNEEEGLSSKKSGWAKKDCCPNKSQRAPPVSYNKVLRCCEADSAQEKESPENGKNCGKKNKKHSGQNRAPRDSGAAPSLEDRDSGFSLTDGLGKSKDAHALKLIRNKQTSGVTESPAVLSRPVRCTSPPPGLNLAMVSQKKSASPVFHTNREELIKEIKLVREERKQLEWTRQELLRKGKDLLAQNRHRRNQARDSWKKKYFETKKATAPLEENLRNLRQELETFYNKLLHQLQARDSRGKPRRQGRSSLKNELIIQILTESHVIDNLKRKVEDAKMKLVTEIKLRKQAATELRALKAELAQKKSQSSYPTHMENTTRNRHVQSTSV, from the exons ATGATAATGGAGCTTTCTTGTGAGTCAGTGAGATACACTGAGGACAGAAGACCGACCAGTAGCAAG CTTGTGGAGCTCCATGTGCTGTATGTGCCAGATGACCAGTGGGATGTGAAGCTCAATAAAGTCCCTGCTGAAGCCATAGAGAGCTTCATATCTGCCGGCTTCATCAG GGTTTACCCTGATATCACCCTGAAAACTCTGAGGAACGAGCTCGGAGCTCTTCTTGGTGCAGAGAGGACCATAGACAGATTCTCCTTCCTTAAATGTGTGGGGCGCAGTTTGGCACTG GTCAAGAGCAGACAGGAGAGGGATCTGAAAGTAAAAACATTCGCTCCACCGTAT GCCCCTCAGCCAGAGCTCTACTTGCTGCCCACAGTGGATATGGACAGCAGCGTATGCTCCCAGTCTCTCAGCCGggacaccagcagcagcagctctccaGACCAGCACACCTATTACCACACGCCAAAGACCTGCAGTCTGCCAGCAGGAACAAAAGAGCCCGTTAAATTCCCCCTCATTCCAAAGGGTTCCCATCCGTCACCTCCCACCCCCAGcctggaagaggaggagcaggaggaggaggaggatgaggagcaaGGCTACAGTTCTTCAGATAATGAAGAGGAGGGTCTTTCCTCAAAAAAGTCAGGGTGGGCAAAGAAGGATTGTTGCCCAAATAAGAGTCAAAGAGCACCACCTGTCTCATATAATAAAG TTTTAAGATGCTGTGAAGCTGATTCAGCTCAAGAAAAGGAGTCACCAGAGAATGGCAAAAATTGCgggaagaagaataaaaagcaCAGCGGACAGAACAGAGCGCCCCGAGACTCAGGAGCAGCTCCGTCTTTGGAGGACAGAGATTCAGGCTTTTCTCTCACAGACGG GCTGGGGAAATCAAAAGATGCACATGCGCTTAAGTTGATCAGGAATAAACAAACAAGTGGA GTGACAGAAAGTCCAGCTGTATTATCTCGGCCTGTTCGCTGCACCTCACCGCCTCCAGGTCTGAACTTGGCAATGGTCTCTCAAAAGAAGTCTGCCTCTCCTGTCTTTCACACAAACC GAGAGGAATTGATCAAGGAGATCAAGCtggtgagggaggagagaaagcaGCTGGAGTGGACAAGACAAGAGTTATTAAGAAAGGGGAAGGATTTGTTGGCTCAAAACAGACACCGCAGGAACCAAG CCCGTGACAGTTGGAAGAAGAAATATTTCGAAACCAAGAAGGCCACAGCACCACTGGAGGAAAATCTGAGAAACTTACGACAAGAGTTGGAGACGTTTTACAACAAACTATTGCACCAGCTGCAGGCCAGGGACAGCAGAGGGAAGCCAAGACGACAGGGCAGATCTtccttaaag AATGAGCTCATCATTCAGATCCTGACAGAGAGCCATGTGATTGACAACCTGAAGAGGAAGGTCGAGGACGCCAAGATGAAACTGGTAACAGAGATCAAG TTGAGGAAACAGGCTGCTACAGAGCTGAGGGCGTTGAAGGCTGAGCTGGCCCAGAAGAAGAGCCAGTCCTCTTATCCTACTCACATGGAAAATACTACAAGGAACAGACACGTTCAGAGTACATCTGTCTAA
- the LOC109995049 gene encoding LOW QUALITY PROTEIN: vitellogenin-2-like (The sequence of the model RefSeq protein was modified relative to this genomic sequence to represent the inferred CDS: substituted 3 bases at 3 genomic stop codons), whose product VAGFQVSLVPETGKTYRYKYEALLLGGLPEEGLARAGVKILSKVLISADSGDILVLKLEDPEILEYSGIWPKDAFIPATNLTSALAAQLLTPIKFEYANGVVGKVFAPAGMSATVLNIYRGILNIFQLNIKKTQNVYELQEAGVQGVCKTHYVISEDAKADHILLTKTKDLSQCQERIVKDIGLAYTETCVECEAGGKSLKGTAAFSYVIKSLATHNQILEATAIELIQFSPLNILNGAAQMEAKQNLIYLGSENILMEPIKAECLPSGSLQYEFGSELLQIPIQLLKISNVEAQVLLEVFPLRKCLCSXQIAETLNHLVANNVAKVHEDAPLKFIELIQLLRMTTYKDIECLWNDFKTKPDHRXLQHSERAVKFNCMLCVNTYMKVSISRHWILNAVPAIGSHVALMFFKEKLLANELTFVEAVQVLLSSVHMVTADMDAIKIVQASQCFITLPSPXELTVLDKILENAVLREIALLGYGTLVSKYCTEDPTCSDKLVKPFHELAAELVPKNKTEKLILVLKVLGNAGHTASLKPIMKLLPGFGSAAASLPHRVHIEALLALRNIAKRDPKMIQDVAIQLFMDKDLHAELHITAAIVLFETKLPMGLVTILANALLKEKNLQVASFVYSYMKAMTKNTAPDLASVAASCNVAVKILSPKLERLGYRFSKAHYIDAYTSPWMMGAAASAFYVNDVATVLPRAVLAKARTYLAGAYADVLELGVRTEGIQEALLKHKAPENADRITKMKDVMKALSEWRAYPSCKPLASVYLKFFGQEIAFVNIDKVLVEWITERVSLPTIQTYGRKALDRLLSGFASHYAKPMLVAEVRRILPTIVGLPMELSLYTAGVAAASVDIQVEVTPPLPENVHAAQLLKSDISMSATISPSVSLHTYAVMGVNTALIQAALLSRAKVYAIIPAKIEARIDIIKGNFKLQLLPVQDVNKVGSVLVETFAVARNVEDLAAAKFTPMIPAEVPAQLAGSMSESFEIIPTVLPRNSTSQTEKAFTKKMCAVIETFGIKACTEIESHNAAFISHCPLYAMIGKHSVVVEVSQAAGPVIEKIEIDIQVGDEAAEKIIKVINLSEEEEILEDKNVLMKLKKILVPGLKNTTASSSCSSSSWSGNSLSNSSCSSSKSSTSSLSKHAFSTARANRESSAHSFEAIYKKAKYLAKEVSPNVTILVRAVRADKKPQGYQLTAYFDSANDRLQIILANLAENNHYRICADAVKLRKKLMVKIDWGIECKQYKIIAETSVVDEEHAFIAKLTWEKLPKSMKCYTKELSKYTFRIAKAIGVNLEKVKNICNQIQLSVTAASDTSVDVVLKTPTRTMYKLAIALPISLPFGDTAAELESYQSNWADKISYMVTKAHSVGCTMVDDTLVTFNNMKYKNEMPQSCYQVLAQDCTGELKFIVLLKRDHIHEQNQINVKIANIDVEMYLRDSVVMLKINGVEIPTHNMPYQHPEGKIQIIQKDQGIALHASSHGLQEVYFDPSTWKVKVVDWMRGQTCGLCGRADGEIRQEYRIPNQRLTKNAISYANSWAMSGKSCRDRSECYMKLESVKLEKQVVLYGEESKCYSVEPVLRCLPGCMPIRTTTVTIGYHCLPIDTTLNRSEGMSSIFEKSIDLRETAEAHLACRCTAQCV is encoded by the exons GTAGCCGGTTTCCAGGTGAGCCTTG TTCCAGAGACCGGTAAGACCTACAGGTATAAATATGAAGCATTACTCTTGGGCGGACTGCCTGAGGAGGGTCTCGCACGTGCCGGAGTGAAAATCCTTAGCAAAGTCTTGATCAGTGCAGATTCTGGTGACATCTTGGTGCTAAAG cttgaGGACCCTGAAATCCTTGAGTACAGCGGCATCTGGCCTAAAGATGCTTTCATCCCAGCCACCAACCTCACCTCTGCCCTGGCTGCTCAGCTCTTGACCCCAATCAAGTTTGAGTATGCCAATGGTGTTGTGGGCAAAGTGTTTGCACCTGCTGGCATGTCTGCAACTGTGCTGAATATCTACAGGGGAATCCTCAACATCTTCCAGCTGAACATCAAGAAGACTCAGAACGTCTATGAGCTGCAAGAG GCTGGAGTTCAGGGTGTGTGCAAGACCCACTATGTCATCAGTGAGGATGCAAAGGCTGACCACATCCTGCTGACTAAGACCAAGGACCTGAGCCAATGCCAGGAGAGAATTGTTAAGGACATCGGTCTGGCTTACACAGAGACATGCGTGGAGTGTGAGGCT GGAGGAAAGTCTCTGAAGGGAACTGCTGCTTTCAGCTATGTCATAAAGTCATTAGCTACACATAACCAGATTTTGGAGGCAACTGCCATAGAGCTCATCCAGTTCTCACCTTTAAACATCTTGAATGGCGCTGCCCAGATGGAGGCCAA ACAGAACCTGATCTACCTGGGGAGTGAGAATATTCTAATGGAGCCCATCAAGGCTGAATGTCTGCCCAGTGGATCCCTGCAGTACGAGTTTGGCAGCGAGCTTCTTCAGATTCCCATCCAGCTTCTGAAGATCTCTAATGTTGAGGCTCAGGTACTCCTGGAAGTATTCCCTCTTA GGAAATGCTTGTGTTCCTGACAGATTGCTGAGACTCTCAACCACTTGGTGGCCAACAATGTTGCCAAGGTCCATGAAGATGCTCCTCTGAAGTTCATTGAGCTCATCCAGCTGCTGCGTATGACCACATATAAGGACATTGAGTGCCTCTGGAAtgacttcaaaacaaaaccagatCACAGGTGACTACAACATTCAGAAAGAGCTGTGAAATTCAATTGCATGCTGTGTGTAAATACTTACATGAAAGTTTCCATTTCCAGGCACTGGATCCTGAATGCTGTCCCTGCAATTGGTTCTCATGTAGCTCTGATGTTTTTCAAAGAAAAGCTCTTGGCTAATGAGCTGACATTTGTTGAAGCTGTTCAAGTTCTGCTGTCATCTGTGCACATGGTGACAGCCGACATGGACGCCATCAAGATAGTTCAGGCAAGtcaatgtttta TTACTTTGCCCTCTCCTTAGGAACTGACCGTGTTGGACAAGATCTTGGAAAACGCAGTCCTGCGGGAGATTGCCCTGCTAGGCTACGGCACCCTGGTTTCTAAATACTGTACAGAGGATCCAACTTGCTCAGATAAACTTGTTAAG CCCTTCCATGAACTTGCTGCCGAGCTTGttcccaaaaataaaactgagaAGCTTATTCTTGTTCTCAAAGTTCTTGGTAATGCTGGACACACTGCCAGCCTCAAGCCAATCATGAAGCTCCTGCCCGGCTTTGGCAGTGCTGCTGCTAGTCTGCCACATAGGGTTCACATTGAGGCACTTCTGGCCCTGAGGAACATCGCTAAGAGGGACCCCAAGATG ATCCAGGATGTGGCTATTCAGCTGTTTATGGACAAGGACCTCCATGCAGAGCTGCATATAACTGCTGCTATTGTGCTGTTTGAGACCAAGCTGCCAATGGGTTTGGTGACTATTCTGGCTAATGCCcttttgaaggaaaaaaatctgcaggTTGCCAGCTTTGTCTACTCATACATGAAGGCCATGACCAAGAACACTGCCCCTGACTTAGCCTCTGT TGCTGCATCTTGTAATGTTGCTGTGAAGATCCTAAGCCCCAAATTGGAAAGACTGGGCTACCGCTTCAGCAAAGCGCACTATATTGATGCATACACCA GTCCCTGGATGATGGGTGCTGCTGCAAGCGCCTTCTACGTTAATGATGTTGCGACCGTTTTGCCAAGGGCCGTTTTGGCCAAAGCTCGCACCTACCTCGCAGGAGCTTATGCTGATGTACTTGAG cttGGTGTGAGAACTGAGGGAATCCAGGAGGCCCTTTTGAAACACAAGGCTCCTGAAAATGCTGACAGGATCACCAAGATGAAAGACGTTATGAAGGCT CTTTCTGAATGGAGAGCTTATCCTTCATGCAAGCCCCTGGCCTCTGTGTATTTGAAATTCTTCGGACAGGAAATTGCATTTGTCAACATCGACAAAGTCCTTGTTGAATGGATCACTGAG CGTGTCAGTCTACCAACTATTCAAACATATGGAAGGAAAGCTTTGGATCGTCTCTTGTCTGGTTTCGCATCGCATTATGCTAAACCAATGCTGGTTGCTGAGGTTCGCCGTATTCTTCCCACCATTGTTGGTCTGCCCATGGAGCTAAGTTTATACACTGCTGGAGTGGCTGCTGCATCTGTAGACA TCCAAGTAGAGGTAACACCACCTCTGCCTGAGAATGTCCATGCTGCACAGCTTCTGAAGTCTGATATCAGCATGAGTGCTACCATTTCCCCAAG TGTTTCCCTGCATACATATGCAGTTATGGGAGTAAACACTGCCTTGATCCAGGCCGCTTTGCTGTCAAGAGCCAAAGTCTACGCAATCATTCCTGCAAAGATTGAAGCAAGAATTGACATAATTAAGGGCAACTTCAAGCTTCAGCTCCTGCCTGTTCAAGACGTCAATAAAGTTGGATCTGTACT TGTTGAGACTTTTGCAGTAGCAAGAAATGTGGAAGACCTTGCAGCTGCCAAATTCACACCCATGATTCCTGCTGAAGTTCCAGCACAGCTGGCTGGTAGCATG TCAGAATCTTTTGAAATCATTCCTACTGTCCTGCCAAGGAACTCTACGAGCCAAACTGAAAAGGCTTTCACgaagaaaatgtgtgctgtAATTGAAACTTTTGGAATCAAGGCATGCACTGAGATTGAATCTCACAATGCCGCCTTTATCAGTCACTGCCCACTCTACGCCATGATCGGAAAACATTCTGTCGTTGTTGAGGTTTCTCAAG ctgcCGGGCCAGTCATTGAGAAGATTGAAATTGATATTCAGGTTGGAGATGAAGCAGCAGAAAAGATCATCAAAGTTATCAATCTGAGCGAGGAAGAGGAGATTCTGGAGGACAAGAATGTCCTGATGAAACTCAAGAAAATCCTGGTTCCTGGTCTGAAGAACACCACTGCCAGTTCTTCCTGCTCCAGCAGTTCTTGGTCTGGCAACTCTCTTTCAAATAGCTCCTGTTCATCATCCAAGTCCTCCACCAGCTCCCTGTCCAAA CATGCTTTCTCCACAGCCCGTGCTAACAGAGAGAGCAGTGCCCACAGTTTTGAAGCCATCTACAAAAAG GCCAAGTACCTCGCAAAGGAAGTCTCTCCCAATGTGACCATTCTTGTCCGTGCTGTGAGAGCTGACAAAAAGCCTCAGGGATACCAGCTTACAGCCTACTTTGACAGCGCTAATGACAGACTTCAGATCATTCTTGCCAACCTGGCCGAGAACAACCACTATAGGATCTGTGCTGATGCCGTGAAGCTGAGAAAAAAGCTAATG GTTAAAATTGACTGGGGCATTGAGTGCAAACAATACAAGATCATAGCTGAGACTAGTGTTGTAGATGAAGAGCATGCCTTCATCGCTAAGCTGACCTGGGAGAAACTTCCCAAGAGCATGAAATGCTACACCAAGGA GCTTTCTAAGTACACCTTCCGCATCGCTAAGGCGATCGGAGTAAACCTGGAAAAGGTCAAGAACATTTGTAACCAGATCCAACTGAGTGTTACTGCTGCTTCTGATACAAGTGTGGATGTGGTGCTGAAGACACCAACG AGAACCATGTATAAACTGGCCATAGCTCTCCCCATTTCTCTGCCATTTGGAGACactgctgctgagctggaatcTTACCAGAGTAACTGGGCTGACAAGATTTCTTACATGGTCACCAAGGCTCATTCAG TTGGGTGTACCATGGTCGATGACACACTGGTCACATTCAACAACATGAAATACAAGAATGAGATGCCCCAGTCCTGCTACCAGGTTTTGGCACAAGATTGCACCGGTGAACTTAAATTCATTGTTCTGCTGAAGAGGGACCATATACATGAACAGAACCAGATCAATGTGAAGATTGCAAACAT TGATGTGGAAATGTATCTGAGGGACAGTGTTGTCATGTTGAAGATCAATGGAGTAGAAATTCCCACCCACAACATGCCATATCAGCATCCCGAAG gCAAAATTCAAATCATACAGAAAGATCAGGGAATCGCACTCCATGCTTCGAGCCATGGTCTTCAGGAGGTCTATTTTGATCCGAGCACATGGAAG GTTAAAGTTGTAGACTGGATGAGAGGACAGACCTGTGGACTCTGTGGAAGGGCTGACGGTGAAATCAGACAGGAGTACCGCATACCAAACCAACGCCTGACAAAGAATGCTATCAGCTACGCAAATTCCTGGGCTATGTCTGGAAAGAGCTGCAGGGATCGCTCTG AGTGTTACATGAAACTTGAGTCTGTGAAATTGGAGAAGCAGGTCGTCCTGTATGGGGAGGAGTCCAAATGCTACTCTGTTGAGCCTGTACTGCGCTGCCTGCCCGGCTGCATGCCTATCAGGACCACCACGGTCACTATTGGATACCACTGCCTGCCTATTG ATACAACCCTGAACCGATCTGAAGGTATGAGCAGCATCTTTGAGAAGAGCATTGACCTAAGAGAAACCGCAGAAGCCCACCTAGCCTGTCGCTGCACTGCTCaatgtgtttga